A portion of the Pseudarthrobacter defluvii genome contains these proteins:
- a CDS encoding pectate lyase family protein has product MATALAAGLVLAAPAPASPAPTGGGVIKADDPAPTGWAAVGRGTDGGAGAPAGSRYEVGTLSELKAVLANSGQPTAPKVIYVKGTIDGNQALDGRILGEQDYAAGYDIAKYISCFGPDGKVWSDQTFDYCKKQRQLRQTGSNNMKRQIEVSIPSNTTVIGLGADSGFVGANIVILSATNVVLRNLSVEAPVDYFTTWSPDDGNGAWNARFDAVSSVTSDHLWIDHVRLTDGRFPDNEAPLGPNGKPANRHDGLLDLKDGTDFVTISNSRLSNHDKTMLLGSGDEHVDKDGGKLRVSYIGNYFENLQQRAPRVRFGQVHVVNNYFTGSTDDPHYPLTSEAQGGSSYFLGAGYESRIFSERNAFELTGPGADPSIMVSSYNGHRFSDTGSWFNGKRADLDAIARASFEQHRETALAEAEASGVPAPDWTGWEFTTDVGWNPADVYDYKAFTTPQAVKNHALQFTGPGVMTVKQ; this is encoded by the coding sequence GTGGCCACTGCTCTCGCCGCCGGGCTTGTCTTGGCGGCTCCTGCCCCGGCCAGCCCTGCCCCGACGGGAGGTGGAGTCATCAAAGCCGACGATCCGGCACCTACCGGCTGGGCCGCCGTCGGACGTGGGACAGACGGCGGCGCCGGCGCACCTGCCGGAAGCCGCTACGAAGTAGGCACGCTCAGTGAGCTGAAAGCGGTTTTGGCCAATAGCGGCCAGCCCACTGCACCCAAGGTCATCTACGTCAAGGGAACCATCGACGGAAACCAAGCACTGGACGGACGCATCCTTGGCGAGCAGGACTACGCAGCAGGCTACGACATTGCCAAGTACATCTCCTGTTTCGGTCCGGACGGCAAGGTGTGGAGCGACCAGACCTTTGACTACTGCAAGAAGCAGCGGCAGTTGCGGCAGACCGGAAGCAACAACATGAAGCGACAGATCGAGGTCAGCATCCCCAGCAACACCACCGTGATCGGGCTGGGAGCGGACTCAGGCTTCGTGGGCGCCAATATCGTGATCCTAAGCGCCACGAACGTCGTGCTCCGGAACCTGAGTGTTGAGGCTCCGGTCGACTACTTCACGACCTGGTCACCCGACGACGGAAACGGTGCTTGGAACGCGCGGTTCGATGCTGTTTCCTCTGTGACGTCCGACCATCTCTGGATCGACCACGTGCGTCTGACCGATGGCCGCTTTCCGGACAATGAGGCGCCGCTCGGCCCCAACGGCAAGCCTGCCAACCGCCACGACGGTCTGTTGGACCTCAAGGACGGCACGGATTTCGTGACGATTTCCAACAGCAGGCTTTCCAACCATGACAAGACCATGCTGCTTGGTTCCGGCGACGAACACGTGGACAAGGATGGCGGCAAGCTGCGGGTCAGCTACATCGGCAACTACTTCGAAAACCTGCAGCAACGTGCGCCCCGCGTCCGGTTCGGCCAGGTGCACGTGGTCAACAACTACTTCACGGGGAGCACCGACGATCCCCACTACCCGCTCACCAGCGAAGCCCAGGGCGGGAGCAGCTACTTCCTGGGAGCCGGCTACGAGTCCCGGATCTTCTCCGAACGCAATGCCTTCGAATTGACCGGGCCCGGCGCCGACCCGTCGATCATGGTCAGCAGTTACAACGGCCATCGCTTCAGCGACACGGGCTCCTGGTTCAACGGCAAGCGGGCGGATCTCGATGCGATCGCCCGGGCCTCCTTCGAGCAGCACCGGGAAACGGCGCTAGCCGAAGCCGAGGCCAGCGGCGTACCCGCTCCCGACTGGACGGGCTGGGAATTCACTACGGACGTGGGCTGGAACCCGGCGGATGTCTACGACTACAAAGCGTTCACCACCCCGCAGGCGGTCAAGAACCATGCCTTGCAGTTCACCGGGCCGGGAGTCATGACCGTTAAGCAGTAA
- a CDS encoding Gfo/Idh/MocA family protein has product MTAPIATPWLSSQPDQDPRAATGTPLRWGIVATGSIARAVSQDLALLEDAELYAVSSRTQDTADAFAVAYDFAKAYGDDGGVPGYQRLLADDAVDVVYVATPHAQHHEIVLAALNAGKHVLCEKAFTINAREAAELIDVARSRKLFLMEAVWSRFLPSMQRAFEIAASGELGDIHWVSADLGFPPPYSPTARLWARKDGGGALLDLSVYPLLWALGTLGFPQTVSATGVVNDDGVDAQNVMTLGYDHAAQVQLTSSLLAHGPRTATVAGSLGFLQSVGSINNPGELLIAKGWEDRRTETFDVVGKGYAYELREVMRCVQQGLTESPVMPLEDTLNTMRLFDGVRAQLGVTYPNDRH; this is encoded by the coding sequence ATGACTGCTCCCATCGCCACGCCATGGCTGTCCAGCCAGCCCGACCAGGATCCCCGCGCCGCAACCGGGACTCCCTTGCGCTGGGGAATCGTTGCAACCGGCAGCATTGCCCGCGCCGTCTCACAGGATCTGGCGCTGCTGGAAGACGCCGAGCTGTATGCGGTCAGTTCCAGGACCCAGGACACCGCCGATGCATTCGCCGTGGCTTACGACTTCGCCAAGGCGTACGGGGACGACGGCGGTGTGCCCGGCTACCAGCGGCTGCTGGCTGATGACGCCGTGGATGTTGTATACGTTGCCACGCCGCACGCACAGCACCATGAGATTGTCCTGGCCGCCCTCAACGCCGGCAAGCACGTACTCTGCGAGAAGGCCTTCACCATCAATGCGCGGGAGGCAGCCGAGCTTATCGACGTTGCGCGCAGCCGGAAGCTTTTCCTGATGGAGGCGGTCTGGAGCCGGTTCCTGCCTTCCATGCAACGGGCTTTCGAGATCGCAGCCTCCGGAGAACTGGGCGACATTCACTGGGTTTCGGCAGACCTTGGCTTTCCGCCACCGTACTCCCCCACTGCCAGGCTGTGGGCCCGCAAGGACGGCGGCGGGGCCCTGCTGGATCTGTCCGTGTACCCGCTCTTGTGGGCGCTCGGCACGCTCGGCTTCCCGCAAACCGTCAGCGCCACGGGTGTGGTCAATGACGACGGCGTGGACGCGCAGAACGTCATGACGCTCGGCTACGACCACGCCGCCCAGGTCCAGCTCACCTCCTCGCTCCTGGCCCACGGCCCGCGCACGGCTACCGTGGCGGGAAGCCTTGGCTTCCTGCAGAGCGTGGGCTCCATCAACAATCCGGGCGAGCTCCTCATCGCCAAGGGCTGGGAGGACCGCCGGACGGAAACCTTCGACGTTGTGGGCAAGGGGTACGCCTACGAGCTGCGCGAGGTGATGAGGTGCGTCCAGCAGGGATTGACCGAGAGCCCGGTAATGCCGCTTGAGGACACGCTGAACACCATGCGCCTTTTCGACGGTGTGCGCGCCCAGCTTGGAGTCACCTACCCCAATGACAGGCATTAG
- a CDS encoding serine/threonine-protein kinase, which translates to MVAESPSSIKNEVVGGRYRLGDVIGRGGMSSVYCARDENLGRDVALKLFAPQAPDADELKRQEAEIQLLATLNHPGLVTLFDAGIDDRLPDEPRPFLTMELVEGQDLRGRIRHSRVPLEELSVIGAGIADALAYVHGLGIIHRDIKPGNILLVQIRPGEPLRPKLTDFGIARIVDSTRLTATGTMVGTAAYLSPEQALGKPLSSATDIYSLGLVLLECIKGTVEYPGSAVESAVARLHRAPEIPDDVPAEWADLIRSMTAIEPLERPAAADIETVLRQALVSPASTPGELAPETTRVLPAMPFHPPTITAEESVDEVREAAEATRAISPVSSSLPSGRTPARESASPSGSAATSPAAAKASKKPRLSRTQRLWLAVVLGILVITAAAAAVMISISARPSDVVPYPTVTGVLGDHLQELQKSVEP; encoded by the coding sequence ATGGTGGCGGAATCGCCTAGCTCCATCAAGAATGAAGTTGTCGGCGGTCGCTATCGTTTGGGTGACGTAATAGGCCGTGGGGGTATGTCCTCGGTTTACTGTGCCCGGGACGAAAATTTGGGCCGCGACGTTGCACTGAAGCTCTTCGCGCCGCAGGCTCCGGATGCCGACGAGCTGAAGCGGCAGGAAGCGGAGATCCAGCTCCTCGCCACCCTGAACCACCCCGGGCTGGTAACGCTCTTCGACGCCGGAATCGATGACCGCCTCCCTGACGAGCCCCGGCCGTTCCTGACCATGGAGCTCGTGGAAGGCCAGGACCTGCGTGGCCGCATCCGGCACAGCCGGGTACCGCTTGAAGAGCTCTCCGTGATCGGCGCCGGGATCGCCGACGCCCTGGCCTATGTGCACGGCCTGGGCATCATCCACCGTGACATCAAGCCGGGCAACATCCTCCTGGTCCAGATCCGTCCGGGCGAGCCGCTGCGGCCCAAACTCACGGACTTCGGCATCGCCAGGATTGTCGATTCCACCAGGCTTACGGCCACGGGCACCATGGTGGGTACCGCCGCCTACCTCAGCCCGGAACAGGCTTTGGGCAAGCCCCTCTCGTCGGCCACGGACATCTATTCCCTGGGCTTGGTGCTGCTGGAGTGCATCAAGGGCACGGTGGAGTACCCCGGCAGTGCCGTGGAATCAGCTGTTGCCCGGCTTCACCGTGCCCCGGAAATCCCCGACGACGTCCCTGCCGAATGGGCGGACCTCATCCGTTCCATGACGGCCATCGAGCCGCTGGAGCGGCCGGCGGCGGCGGACATTGAGACGGTGCTGCGCCAGGCCCTGGTGTCCCCCGCGTCAACGCCGGGAGAGCTGGCCCCCGAGACCACCCGGGTGCTCCCCGCGATGCCCTTCCACCCGCCCACCATCACCGCCGAAGAATCCGTGGACGAGGTGCGGGAGGCGGCAGAGGCAACGAGGGCGATTTCCCCCGTGTCATCCTCCTTGCCGTCTGGGCGGACCCCGGCCCGGGAATCAGCTTCGCCGTCTGGCTCCGCGGCAACCAGCCCAGCCGCCGCCAAGGCGTCCAAAAAGCCGCGGCTGTCCCGGACGCAGCGCCTCTGGCTGGCCGTCGTACTCGGTATCCTGGTGATCACCGCAGCCGCCGCAGCGGTGATGATCAGCATCTCCGCCCGCCCGTCCGACGTCGTCCCCTACCCCACGGTGACCGGTGTCCTGGGCGACCATCTCCAGGAACTTCAAAAGAGCGTGGAACCGTGA
- a CDS encoding NADP-dependent isocitrate dehydrogenase gives MSKIIYTHTDEAPMLATYSFLPIIEAFASTAGVEVETRDISLAGRIIAVFGDYLTPEQQIGDALAELGELAKTPEANIIKLPNISASIPQLKAAIAELQGQGYALPDYPDNPSSDEETAVRSRYDKIKGSAVNPVLREGNSDRRAPLSVKNYARQNPHSMGAWTPESKTNVATMGQDDFRSNEKSVVIESEGTISIQLVREDGSVKVLKKAFPVLAGEVIDGTVMRAAALDEFLKAQVARAKEEGVLFSAHLKATMMKVSDPIIFGHVVKAYFSELFDTYGKQLSAAGISPNNGLAAILSSLEDLPAEVREGVQNLIKKGLEDGPALAMVDSDKGITTLNVPSDVIVDASMPAMIRSSGHMWGPDGKEADTLAVLPDSSYAGIYQVVIDDCRANGAYDPTTMGTVPNVGLMAQAAEEYGSHDKTFEIQEAGKVQIVDGSGNVLLEHEVSEGDIWRACQTKDAPIRDWVKLAVTRARASQTPAVFWLDEDRAHDANLITKVNEYLKEHDTAGLDIQIMAPVKAIAFTLERIRKGEDTISVTGNVLRDYLTDLFPILELGTSAKMLSVVPLMNGGGLFETGAGGSAPKHVQQLLKENHLRWDSLGEFLALAVSFEHLATTTGNARAQVLADTLDRATGTFLLENKSPSRRAGELDNRGSHYFLARYWAEELAKQTDDADLAAAFSSVAGELSSKEETIVGELAEVQGSPVDIGGYYRPEDAKASAVMRPSATLNKVIASLS, from the coding sequence ATGTCCAAGATTATCTACACCCACACCGACGAAGCGCCGATGCTGGCTACCTATTCGTTCCTGCCCATCATCGAGGCATTCGCTTCGACAGCAGGTGTGGAGGTGGAGACCCGCGACATTTCGCTCGCCGGCCGCATCATCGCCGTCTTCGGTGACTACCTGACCCCCGAACAGCAGATCGGTGACGCCCTTGCTGAACTCGGTGAGCTGGCGAAGACGCCGGAAGCCAACATCATCAAGCTGCCCAACATCAGCGCCTCCATCCCGCAGCTGAAGGCCGCCATTGCAGAGCTGCAGGGCCAGGGCTACGCACTGCCGGACTACCCGGACAACCCGTCCTCGGACGAGGAAACCGCCGTCCGCTCGCGCTACGACAAGATCAAGGGCTCCGCCGTGAACCCGGTCCTGCGTGAAGGCAACTCGGACCGCCGCGCGCCGCTGTCCGTCAAGAACTACGCGCGCCAGAACCCGCACTCCATGGGCGCCTGGACCCCGGAGTCCAAGACCAACGTGGCCACCATGGGCCAGGACGACTTCCGTTCCAACGAGAAGTCCGTGGTCATCGAGTCCGAGGGCACCATCTCCATCCAGCTGGTCCGTGAAGACGGCTCCGTCAAGGTCCTGAAGAAGGCCTTCCCGGTCCTGGCCGGCGAGGTCATCGACGGCACCGTGATGCGCGCCGCCGCCCTGGACGAGTTCCTGAAGGCCCAGGTGGCCCGCGCCAAGGAAGAAGGCGTGCTGTTCTCAGCCCACCTGAAGGCCACCATGATGAAGGTCTCGGACCCCATCATCTTCGGCCACGTGGTGAAGGCTTACTTCTCCGAGCTGTTCGACACCTACGGCAAGCAGCTCTCCGCTGCCGGCATCAGCCCCAACAACGGACTTGCCGCGATCCTCAGCAGCCTTGAGGACCTGCCCGCGGAAGTCCGCGAGGGCGTCCAGAACCTGATCAAGAAGGGCCTGGAAGACGGCCCCGCCCTGGCCATGGTGGACTCCGACAAGGGCATCACCACCCTGAACGTCCCCAGCGACGTCATCGTGGACGCCTCCATGCCCGCCATGATCCGCAGCTCCGGCCACATGTGGGGCCCGGACGGCAAGGAAGCCGACACCCTGGCCGTCCTTCCGGACAGCTCCTACGCCGGGATCTACCAGGTGGTTATCGATGACTGCCGCGCCAACGGCGCCTACGATCCCACCACCATGGGCACCGTCCCCAACGTTGGCCTCATGGCGCAGGCTGCCGAGGAATACGGCAGCCACGACAAGACCTTCGAAATCCAGGAAGCCGGCAAGGTGCAGATCGTGGACGGCTCCGGCAACGTCCTGCTCGAACACGAGGTGTCCGAGGGCGACATCTGGCGCGCCTGCCAGACCAAGGACGCCCCCATCCGCGACTGGGTCAAGCTGGCTGTTACCCGCGCCCGCGCCTCCCAGACCCCGGCCGTGTTCTGGCTGGACGAGGACCGGGCGCACGACGCCAACCTCATCACCAAGGTCAACGAGTACCTGAAGGAGCACGACACCGCGGGCCTGGACATCCAGATCATGGCCCCCGTCAAGGCCATCGCCTTCACGCTGGAGCGCATCCGCAAGGGTGAAGACACCATCTCCGTCACCGGCAACGTGCTCCGCGACTACCTCACGGACCTGTTCCCCATCCTGGAACTGGGCACCAGCGCCAAGATGCTCTCGGTTGTTCCGCTGATGAACGGCGGCGGGCTCTTCGAGACCGGCGCCGGCGGCTCCGCCCCCAAGCACGTCCAGCAGCTGCTGAAGGAAAACCACCTCCGCTGGGACAGCCTGGGCGAGTTCCTGGCCCTGGCCGTCAGCTTCGAGCACCTGGCCACCACCACCGGCAACGCCCGCGCCCAGGTGCTGGCCGACACCCTGGACCGCGCCACCGGCACCTTCCTGCTGGAGAACAAGTCCCCGAGCCGCCGCGCCGGCGAGCTGGACAACCGTGGCAGCCACTACTTCCTGGCCCGCTACTGGGCTGAAGAGCTGGCCAAGCAGACGGACGACGCCGACCTGGCCGCCGCGTTCAGCTCGGTCGCCGGCGAGCTTTCCTCCAAGGAGGAAACGATCGTGGGCGAGCTGGCCGAGGTCCAGGGCTCACCCGTGGACATCGGGGGCTACTACCGCCCGGAGGACGCCAAGGCTTCCGCAGTGATGCGTCCTTCCGCCACCCTGAACAAGGTCATCGCCAGCCTGAGCTAG
- a CDS encoding ABC transporter permease, whose protein sequence is MSVLARSVGNAFRNKVRTAAVVAVLAVAIGLALAMLVANQAVGAKVQELNASVGTVLTVNPAGGQGFEGGGEPLTTGQATTAAGVPNVSAVVGTSSLRLRNAAAAAAQASSQAGQTGQARSGGQAAPGGQAAATLTTSLTAAVDAGTLGNRNQQANGTTGSTGTAQQPRALPITATGIGAEVDTTGKALNITQGSGLGDYTAASTGALLGTTLAEKNNLTIGSTFTINDQTYTVSGLFDAGTAFGNNAVYVTLPTAQTLAGTPGELSSMIVTVNSMDNVASTKTALQAALGTDKADVSQGQNLQTAVSSLDSVKNISFIAFIAALGTAGLIILLIMVMLVRERRREIGVLKAIGAPNRTIGLQFVLEALVLAALGSAVGAAIASFASGGIASALISSNSTTASATAGRGFPGGAAGAGGFRGGQGGPLGGASQLLNSVTASASPGVIVGGIAAVFGVAIIGALVPALLTARIRPIEVLRGE, encoded by the coding sequence GTGAGCGTCCTTGCCCGAAGCGTAGGCAATGCCTTCAGAAACAAGGTCCGCACCGCAGCCGTTGTTGCGGTGCTGGCCGTCGCCATCGGACTGGCCCTGGCCATGCTGGTGGCCAACCAGGCGGTCGGCGCCAAAGTCCAGGAGCTCAATGCCTCCGTCGGCACCGTCCTGACCGTCAACCCCGCCGGCGGGCAAGGCTTCGAAGGCGGCGGTGAACCGCTCACCACCGGCCAGGCAACCACCGCCGCGGGCGTTCCCAACGTCAGCGCCGTCGTCGGAACCTCCTCACTGCGCCTGCGGAATGCAGCAGCGGCGGCAGCGCAGGCGTCCAGCCAGGCAGGACAAACCGGCCAGGCCCGTTCCGGAGGACAGGCTGCCCCCGGCGGCCAGGCCGCAGCCACCCTGACCACCAGCCTTACAGCCGCAGTGGATGCCGGCACTCTGGGCAACCGCAACCAGCAGGCCAACGGGACCACGGGTTCCACCGGGACCGCCCAGCAGCCCAGGGCACTGCCGATCACCGCCACCGGCATCGGAGCCGAGGTGGACACCACGGGCAAGGCACTGAACATCACCCAGGGCTCGGGTCTTGGTGACTACACGGCAGCATCCACCGGGGCGCTGCTGGGCACCACGCTCGCGGAGAAGAACAACCTCACCATCGGGTCCACCTTCACCATCAACGACCAGACCTACACGGTTTCCGGTCTGTTCGACGCCGGCACCGCCTTTGGCAATAACGCCGTGTACGTCACCCTTCCCACCGCCCAGACCCTCGCCGGAACGCCCGGTGAACTGTCCAGCATGATCGTCACCGTCAACTCCATGGACAACGTCGCCTCCACCAAGACGGCGCTGCAGGCCGCCCTGGGCACCGACAAGGCCGATGTCAGCCAGGGCCAGAACCTGCAGACCGCCGTCAGTTCCCTGGACAGCGTCAAGAACATCTCCTTCATCGCCTTCATCGCCGCGCTGGGTACGGCCGGCCTGATCATCCTGCTCATCATGGTGATGCTGGTCCGCGAGCGCCGCCGCGAAATCGGCGTGCTGAAGGCCATCGGGGCGCCCAACCGGACCATCGGGCTGCAGTTCGTCCTCGAAGCACTCGTCCTGGCGGCCCTGGGCAGTGCAGTCGGCGCAGCCATCGCATCGTTTGCCAGCGGCGGCATTGCCTCCGCCCTGATCAGCAGCAACAGCACCACGGCTTCTGCCACCGCGGGCCGCGGTTTCCCGGGCGGGGCAGCCGGTGCAGGGGGCTTCCGCGGTGGCCAGGGTGGACCCTTGGGCGGCGCTTCCCAGCTGCTGAACTCCGTGACCGCAAGTGCGTCCCCCGGTGTCATCGTCGGCGGTATCGCGGCCGTGTTTGGCGTCGCGATCATCGGCGCCCTGGTTCCCGCGCTGCTGACAGCGCGCATCCGTCCCATCGAAGTCCTGCGAGGAGAATAG
- a CDS encoding ABC transporter ATP-binding protein encodes MIEVKNLVRTFNSGDRTIKPVNDVSFVLEQGTLASIVGKSGSGKSTLLSLLGALDKPTSGDVVVNGVSLASLPDSKLTEYRRRDIGFVFQQFNLIPNLSAVDNVMLPMEFAGVRKGARLQRAQELLEQVQLDPSKHERRINRLSGGEQQRVAIARALANEPKLILADEPTGNLDEQTGDHIIELLSSLSRDHNTTILVVTHDRVLANKTDRRFRLQQGKLTEEPVRDQAVAATA; translated from the coding sequence ATGATTGAAGTCAAGAACCTGGTCCGCACCTTCAACTCCGGCGACCGCACCATCAAACCGGTCAACGATGTCAGCTTCGTCCTCGAGCAGGGCACCCTCGCCTCGATCGTAGGCAAGAGCGGCAGCGGCAAAAGCACCCTGTTGTCCCTCCTGGGTGCGCTGGACAAGCCCACCAGCGGAGACGTCGTCGTCAACGGCGTCAGCCTGGCCAGCCTGCCGGACAGCAAGCTGACCGAGTACCGCCGCCGGGACATCGGCTTCGTGTTCCAGCAGTTCAACCTGATCCCCAACCTGTCCGCCGTGGACAACGTCATGCTCCCCATGGAGTTTGCAGGGGTCCGGAAAGGTGCCAGGCTGCAGCGCGCCCAGGAACTGCTGGAACAGGTCCAGCTGGATCCGTCCAAGCACGAACGGCGCATCAACAGGCTCTCGGGCGGCGAGCAGCAACGCGTCGCCATCGCCAGGGCACTGGCCAACGAGCCCAAGCTGATCCTCGCCGACGAGCCCACGGGCAACCTTGACGAGCAAACCGGGGACCACATCATCGAACTCCTCAGCTCACTGAGCCGCGACCACAACACCACCATCCTGGTGGTCACCCACGACAGGGTCCTTGCGAACAAGACCGACCGCCGCTTCCGGCTGCAGCAGGGCAAGCTGACGGAAGAACCGGTGCGGGACCAGGCGGTGGCTGCCACCGCCTGA
- the mmsB gene encoding multiple monosaccharide ABC transporter permease encodes MNALKKLFGGNTRQFGMIFALVALIIFFQFATEGRTLTPGNVINLFNGNSYILILAIGMVLVIIAGHIDLSVGSVAAFVGVTVALAIRDWGIPWWAGILLGLVLGAIIGAWQGWWTAYVGIPAFIVTLAGMLLFRGFNQFVGKSNTIPVPNDFQFIGSGYLPEVGPNTGYNNLTLLLGIAVVAFVVVGELRSRARAKALGAEVPEMWVTVLKLVLVCAAILYATYLFATGRPGTSFPIPGLILAVLVLIYGFISSRTILGRHVYAVGGNRHAAELSGVQSKKVNFLVMMNMSILAGLAGMIFVGRSTASGPFDGVGWELDAIAAVFIGGAAVTGGVGTVVGSIIGGLVMAVLNNGLQLLGVGADLTQIIKGLVLLIAVAFDVYNKSQGKRSIIGMLTRNMNRPTSGPSNPIQPDETTSTKEAIAREA; translated from the coding sequence ATGAACGCCCTCAAAAAGCTGTTTGGCGGAAACACCCGCCAATTCGGCATGATCTTCGCCCTCGTGGCCCTGATCATCTTCTTCCAGTTCGCCACCGAAGGCCGGACCCTGACCCCCGGCAACGTCATCAACCTCTTCAACGGCAACTCCTACATCCTGATCCTGGCCATCGGCATGGTCCTGGTGATCATCGCAGGCCACATCGACCTCTCCGTCGGTTCGGTTGCGGCATTCGTCGGGGTCACCGTAGCCCTGGCCATCCGCGACTGGGGCATCCCCTGGTGGGCCGGAATCCTGCTGGGCCTGGTCCTCGGCGCCATCATCGGTGCCTGGCAAGGCTGGTGGACGGCGTATGTCGGCATCCCCGCCTTCATCGTCACCCTGGCCGGCATGCTCCTCTTCCGTGGCTTCAACCAGTTCGTGGGCAAGTCCAACACCATCCCCGTACCAAATGACTTCCAGTTCATCGGCTCCGGCTACCTCCCCGAGGTGGGACCGAACACCGGCTACAACAACCTGACCCTGCTGCTGGGCATCGCCGTCGTAGCCTTCGTCGTGGTGGGCGAACTGCGCTCCCGGGCCCGCGCCAAGGCTTTGGGCGCCGAAGTTCCCGAGATGTGGGTGACCGTGCTGAAGCTGGTCCTGGTCTGCGCTGCCATCCTCTACGCCACGTACCTGTTTGCCACCGGCCGGCCCGGCACCTCCTTCCCCATCCCCGGCCTCATCCTGGCCGTCCTGGTGCTCATATACGGCTTCATCTCCTCCCGCACCATCCTGGGCCGGCACGTCTACGCCGTCGGTGGCAACCGCCACGCGGCCGAACTCTCCGGTGTCCAGTCCAAGAAGGTCAACTTCCTGGTCATGATGAACATGTCCATCCTGGCCGGCCTGGCCGGCATGATCTTCGTGGGCCGCTCCACCGCATCGGGCCCGTTCGACGGCGTCGGCTGGGAACTGGACGCCATCGCGGCAGTCTTCATCGGCGGCGCCGCAGTCACCGGCGGTGTTGGCACCGTGGTCGGCTCCATCATCGGTGGCCTGGTCATGGCAGTGCTCAACAACGGCCTGCAGCTCCTCGGCGTCGGCGCCGACCTCACCCAGATCATCAAGGGCCTGGTGCTCCTGATCGCCGTCGCCTTCGACGTCTACAACAAGTCCCAGGGCAAGCGCTCCATCATTGGCATGCTGACCAGGAACATGAACCGCCCCACTTCCGGGCCCAGCAACCCCATCCAGCCCGACGAAACCACCTCCACCAAGGAAGCGATCGCCAGGGAAGCCTGA
- a CDS encoding substrate-binding domain-containing protein, whose protein sequence is MRMFGKAGKAAAVAAIAALALTGCGRNDSGSSGGASGGAGGFDQNSSIGVALPQKTSENWVLAEKLFNDGLNGAGFKADVQFANGGVSEQQNQISAMVTKGAKVIIVGAIDGSQLGTQLKQAKDAGATVIAYDRLLLNTDNVDYYVAYDNFKVGVLQGQALLDGMKAKKPNGPYNVELFAGSPDDANAKVFFNGAMSVLKPKIDDGTLKVVSGQTSFEQAVTQGWKAENAQRRMDTLLSGSYTSANVDGVLSPNDTLARAILTSVKAAGKPIPVVTGQDSEVESVKSILAGEQYSTINKDTRKLVEHAITMVKDLQAGKKPEVNDDKSYNNGNKVVPAYLLEPVIVTAANVKTAYTDDPVLGPITK, encoded by the coding sequence ATGCGAATGTTTGGTAAAGCAGGAAAGGCCGCAGCAGTTGCTGCCATCGCAGCACTGGCGCTGACGGGCTGTGGCCGCAATGACAGCGGCTCGTCGGGCGGAGCCAGCGGAGGCGCTGGCGGATTCGACCAGAACTCCTCCATCGGCGTCGCCCTTCCGCAGAAGACCAGTGAAAACTGGGTCCTGGCCGAGAAGCTCTTCAATGACGGCCTCAATGGCGCCGGGTTCAAGGCTGACGTCCAGTTCGCCAACGGCGGCGTTTCGGAGCAGCAGAACCAGATCAGCGCCATGGTCACCAAGGGTGCCAAGGTCATCATCGTGGGTGCCATCGACGGCTCCCAGCTTGGCACCCAGCTCAAGCAGGCCAAGGACGCCGGCGCCACCGTTATCGCCTACGACCGCCTCCTGCTGAACACCGACAATGTGGACTACTACGTGGCCTACGACAACTTCAAGGTTGGTGTGCTCCAGGGCCAGGCGCTGCTGGACGGAATGAAGGCCAAGAAGCCGAACGGCCCGTACAACGTCGAACTGTTCGCCGGTTCCCCTGACGATGCCAACGCCAAGGTGTTCTTCAACGGCGCCATGAGCGTCCTGAAGCCCAAGATCGACGACGGCACCCTCAAGGTTGTCTCCGGACAGACCAGCTTCGAGCAGGCCGTGACCCAGGGCTGGAAGGCAGAGAACGCCCAGCGCCGCATGGACACCCTGCTCAGCGGCAGCTACACCAGCGCGAACGTTGACGGCGTCCTGTCCCCCAACGACACCCTGGCCCGCGCGATCCTGACCTCGGTCAAAGCCGCAGGCAAGCCGATCCCGGTGGTCACCGGCCAGGACTCCGAGGTTGAGTCGGTCAAGTCCATCCTCGCCGGCGAGCAGTACTCCACCATCAACAAGGACACCCGCAAGCTCGTTGAGCACGCCATCACCATGGTGAAGGACCTGCAGGCCGGCAAGAAGCCTGAGGTCAACGACGACAAGTCCTACAACAACGGCAACAAGGTGGTTCCCGCCTACCTGCTGGAGCCGGTCATCGTGACCGCCGCCAACGTCAAGACGGCCTACACGGACGATCCCGTACTCGGCCCGATCACCAAGTAA